In the genome of Streptomyces lydicus, the window CCTCAGACGGGTGATTGAAGGGGCGCGCTACTGCCACCCGGCGTGCCCAGCTCACGCCGTTCGATTACGGTGCCCCGTCCGCTTTGCGGTGCACCCGCGCGACCCAGTCCGCCGGTTTGGCGATCTCTTGTTTGGTCGGGAGGGTGTTCGGCGACGTCCAGACGCGGTTGAAGCCGTCCATCCCGACCTCCTCGACGACCGCGCTGACGAACCGCTCGCCGTCGCGGTACTGCCGCAGCTTGGCGTCCAGGCCGAGCAGCTTGCGCAGCGCCTGGTCCAGCCGTCCGGCGCCGCTGGCCCGGCGCTTCTGGAACTTCTCTCGGATCTCGGCGACCGACGGCACGACATCAGGGCCCACGCCGTCCATCACATAGTCGGCGTGGCCCTCCAGCAGGGACATCACCGCCGTCAGCCGGCCCAGGATCTCGCGCTGCGCGGGCGTCTGGACCAGATCGACGAGGGAGCGGCTGCTCTCCTCCTCGCCCTCGGGCTTGGCGCCGGCCAGCGACTGGGCGGCCTCGCGCAGCCGCTCCAGGAGGGTGCCCGGATCGATGTCGGTCTCCCCGAGGAACGCCTGGATCTCGCCCTCGATGTGATCCCGCAGCCAGGGAACGGCGGTGAACTGCGTGCGGTGGGTCTCCTCGTGGAGGCACACCCACAGCCGGAAGTCGTGCGGTTCCACCTCCAGCTCGCGCTCCACGTGCACGATGTTGGGCGCGACGAGCAGCAGCCGTCCGCCCTGTGCGCCCGCCGGCAGGTCCCGGGAGGCCGGGGCGAAGGTCTCGTACTGGCCGAGGACCCGCGAGGCCAGGAACGACAGCAGCATGCCCAGCTCCACGCCGGTGACCTTGCCGCCCACCGCGCCGAGCACCGCGCCGCCGGGTACCGCCGAGCGGCGGTCCTCCATCTTGGCCAGCAGCGGCTTGAGCACGGCCCGGAAACCGGCGACGTTCGCCTTGATCCAGCCGGGCCGGTCCACGACGAGGACCGGCGTGTCATGCGGCGCGTCGCCCGTCGCGTCGGGCTGCGCCATCCGCGTGAAGGCCCGGACGTGCGCCTCGGAGGACTTGGCGTGCTTGCGCAGCTCGGCGACGATCGCGCGCGCCTCGTCCCGGCTCACCTCTGGCCCCGGCCGTACGAACCGGGTCGCGGTCGCGACCGCGAGGTTCCAGTCGACCATCTCGGTCCCACCGATGCTCGTCATGAGTTCACCGTACGTGGGCGCTCCTCCGGGGGGTAGCCGGTTCGCTGCGCTTTGCCTCGGCGGGCGTATTCGGCCGTCCCGCCGTGGGGGCTTCTCGCCGTTGCTCCCCCACTGCCTAAAGGGCGTGGGAGGTACCCCCAGCGGCGGGCCGGGTCCGCTGCGCGGGGCTGTGGGTGCGGTGACGGGGTCTAACGGCAGCCGCAGTTGGCCACCGCCGAGGCGAGTTTGTCGAGGGCCTGCTGGGCCCCCTGGGGGTCGGTGGTGCCGGTGGTCATGAAGGAGAAGACCAGGAGGCGGCCGTCGGCGTCGACGACGGTGCCGGCCAGGGTGTTCACGCCGGTGAGGGTGCCGGTCTTGGCGCGGACGGCGCCGGCGCCGGCGCTCTGGCCCCGGTAGCGGTCGCTGAGGGTGCCGGTGAAGGCGGCCACCGGAAGGCCGGTGAGGACGGGGCGCAGGGCGGGCCGGTCGGGCGACGAGGCCTGCAGCAGGAGGTGGGAGAGGAGGGCGGCGGTGACCCTGTCGTCGCGGTCCAGGCCGCTGCCGTCCTCGAAGACCGCGCCGGACAACGGCAGGTGCTGCCGGGCGAGGGCGGCGCGGACGGCCTTTCCGGCACCGGCGAAGCCGGCCGGCTGGTGTGCGGCGAGGGCGGTCTGGCGGGCCAGGGCCTCGGCGATGTCGTTGTCGCTGTAGGTGAGCATCCGCTCGACGAGTGCGGAGAGCGGCAGCGAGCGGACGGTGGCGATCCGGTCGGGCTTCGCGGGGGCCTTGGCGTCCGATGGGCCGCCGTCGACCGTGATGCCGCGCTCGTGGAGCAGTCCGGCGAAGGTGCGGGCCGCGTCGTGGGCCGGGTCGGTGCTGCGGGGGGCGGTGCCGTGGTCGCTGTCGTCGAGGCGTCCCTCGTCGGCCATCAGGGCGGTGACGGGGGCGATGTTCTCGTTCGGGCCGATGGGGTGCAGGACGGGGCCGGTGTACGCGCGGGTGTCGTAGCCGAGGCCGACCTTGGTGAGGTGGCGCTTCTTGAGGGCGCGGGCGGTGGCGTCGGCGAGGGTGCGCAGATTCGCGGGCTGTTCCTCGGCGCCGTGCCGCGGGGCGCGGGCGGTGAGCGTGGGGTCGCCGCCGCCGACCAGGACGATGCGGTTCTTGCCGCCCATGACGACGGTGGTGTCGATGCGGTGGTCGGGCCCGAGCGCGGAGAGCGCGGCGACGGCGGTGGCGAGCTTGACGGTGGAGGCGGGCGTGGCGGCCTTGCCCTGGCCCTCGCCGAAGACCTCGCGGCCCGCGGCGACGTCGAGAACGGAGGCAGTGCGCAGCGGGCCGAGCGCGGGGTCCTTCAGCAGCGGCGAGAGCGCGTCGGCGAGGCCCGCGTCGGTGGGCACGGGGGCCGCGCCGCGGCCCGCGGAGCCGGGCGCGGTGTCGCCGAGCGCGGGCAGGACGGGCGGGGCGCTGGGTGCCCGCCCGGGGTCGGCGGCGTGATGCTCACCACTGGCACCGTCCATGGAGCCCGCCTGTGCGCGCTCGGCCGTACGCTGACCCGAGTCCCACGGCCCCGCCGCTGCCACCGCGGCGAGCGCGACCGCCAGGCCGGTGGCTGCGGAGACCGCCGTCAGCTGCCAGGTTTGCCGGGTTTGGCGCGGTGTGGCCTCCCAGGCCTGCCGTGCGGCCGCGTCCGTACGGCGCGCGGCGTCGGCCGCGCGCTGCGCCGCACGGACCGCCGCGCGCGGCGCCGCCCGCCCGGACCGCTGCGCCGACTGCCATCTGACCTGCCACTTTCCGGTCTCCGGCACCTCGGACCAGCCCCTTTCGCCACCACACACCTGCGTGGGGGACACTTAATCACCAGACGTATGTGTTGATCATGGAGGAGCCACCCGTGGAGTTCGACGTCACCATCGAGATCCCGAAGGGTTCGCGGAACAAGTACGAGGTGGACCACGAGACCGGTCGGATCCGCCTGGACCGTCGACTCTTCACCTCGACCAGTTACCCGGCCGACTACGGCTTCGTCGAGGACACCCTGGGCGAGGACGGCGACCCGCTGGACGCGCTGGTCATCCTGGACGAGCCGACTTTCCCCGGCTGCCTCATCAAGTGCCGCGCCATCGGCATGTTCCGGATGACGGACGAGGCCGGCGGCGACGACAAGCTGCTGTGCGTGCCGGCGTCCGACCCGCGGGTGGAGCACCTGCGGGACATCCACCACGTGTCGGAGTTCGACCGCCTGGAGATCCAGCACTTCTTCGAGGTCTACAAGGACCTGGAGCCGGGCAAGTCCGTTGAGGGCGCCAACTGGGTCGGCCGCACCGAGGCCGAGGCCGAGATCGAGGCCTCGTACAAGCGCCTTGAGGCGCAGGGCGGCAAGCACTGACACAGCCGTACGGTCCCGGCGCGCGGCGGGGTTTCGCCGACCGCGGCGCGCCGGGGTCCGCGGACTGATTTTCTTACGCGAACGGGCGGCACCCGGTTGGGTTGCCGCCCGTCGTGCGTGTCGCGGGCGGTGTGCCGCCCGCGGGTGCCGCCGGCTAGAAGCCGCGGGTGCGCTTGGCGGCGCGGCGGCCGCCGGCTTCCTGGAGGCCGGGCGCCCGCAGGAACAGCCGGGCGACCTCGGCGCCGAGGTTGACCCCCACCGCGATGGCCAGCGCCAGAGAGGCGGCCTGGACCAGCGACGTCAGGCCCTGTGGCAGATGTCCCTGGGCGAAGTTGAGCAGGCCGAAGTACGTGGCGCTACCGGGCAGCAGCGGGCCGATGGCCGCGGTGACGTACGGCAACGCGGACGCATAGCGGTAGCGGGAGAGCAACTGGCCGAAAAGGCCCACCAGTCCGGCCGCGATCGCGGTGGCGGGCACGGCGTTTATCCTGGCGACGTAGGCGAGCGCGCCGTAGACGGCCCAGGCGACGCCACCGTTCAGGGTCGCAAACGCCACGGTGTTGCGTTCCTGCTGGAGCAGCACGCAGAACGCCAGCGCCAGCAGCATGGCCGCCACGATCTGCACCAACGGCTCGTTGTACACCCCCAGCGACTGCTCGGGGTTGAGCCGCCGCAGGCCGGGATTGAGCTGAAGTCCGATGTAGAGCACGCTGAGCACGCCGACGACGATGCCGACGATGAGGTAGCCGACCTCCAGCAGACGGGCGGCGGCGGTGATGTAGTAGCCGGTCAGCCCGTCGTGGACGCCGGCGACCAGGGCCCGTCCCGGGATCAGCGCGAACAGCCCACCGGTGATCACCGCCGATGCCTGCACATTGGCGTGCGCCAGGCCGAAGGCGACGCCCACCGCGGCGGGCGGCATCGCGGCGACCACGAACTGGTAGAACTCCGGCAGCCCGCGCGCGGACGCCAGCCAGGCCAGCCGGTCGCCGAGCATCGAGCCCACCGCGGCGGCGACGAACACCAGCATCCCGCCGCCGACCAGCATGGAGGCGGCACCGGACAGCAGCCCGGAGGCCACCGTCAGCGCCCAGCTCGGGTAGGGGTGGCGGTTACGGCGGATCTCGGCGAGGCCGCGGTAGGCCTCTTCGAGGGTGATGCCCTCGGACGCGATCTCGTCGACGAGCCGGAAGACCGCGGCCAGCCGGTTGTAGTCGACGCCGCGGCGGCGCACCGTCCGGCTCGCCGTGACCGGGTCGTCGACCAGCGACGGCTGGTAGGAGATCGACAGCAGGGTGAAGGTGACCGTCGGCTCGACGCGCTCCAGCCCGTAGGCGTGCGCCACACCGAACATCGCGGCCTCGACGTCCTCGGCGCCCTCGCCGCCGGCGAGGAGGATCTCCCCGATACGCAGCGTCAGGTCGAGTACGCGGGGGACGGCCGGGCCGCTCTCGTCGTCGGCCCGCTCGACGCGTTCGGGGACCGGCCGCTCCCCCACCGGCATCCGCAGCATCGTGCGCATCCGGTCCTGCCAGGGCGCCTCCTTGGTGAGGCGGACGGCGGGGATGCCGTGCGGCGGGGTGAAGGCGTAGCTCAGGGCGGTCGAGCCGGCGGGCATCGGGGTCTGGCCGGTGGTGCCGCTGGGCGGCGCGAACGCCGAGCCCTCCTGCTCTGCCGGCACCTCGGGGCGCAGGCCGGAGGGCAGCGCGAACTCGGAGGTGGGGTGCTCGTCCTCCGGCAGCGGCGGATACGGCACGCCCAGCGGCGGGGTGAAGGCGCTGTGCACCTCGTCCGGCTGGGGCTTGCGCTCCTCGGAATCTGCCGGGTCCGGGCTGCCGCCGCTCCCGCTGCTGCTGCCACTTCCGCTCGCGCCGCGCTGGCCGCGTTGTGGGTCCGACGCCACGGTTCTTCGCTCTCCTCGTAAGCCTCCTGACGGATACGAAGGACACGATGCCTGATAGGGGTGGACGGCGCGTGCGCGGGGGCGATGTTTCGGCTACCGGTCCGCTGCCGGTCCGCTGCGCTTTGCCGTTCCGCGGAGGGCGATTTCGGCTGTCCCGCCGTGGCGGCTGCGGCGAGCCGGGTCCGCTGCGCGGGGCTGTGGGTGCGGCGACGGGCCGGTGGGGCCTGGGTACCGGACTGCTTCGCTTTACGTCCTGTACCCAGGCCTCACCGGCCCGTCGCCTCCCGTTGTGGGTGGGAACTGAGGTGGTGGGGTGGCTGGTGTCCGGGGGCCAGTGGCTCGTTGCCGTTGTCAGCGCTTGGCGTGGCGGCCGCGGCGGGTGTCGGGGGCGGGGGCGCGGTCCGCCGGGTGGGGCGGGGCGGGCTGCTCGTTCTTGGCCTTGCCGCGGGCGCGGAGGTACTCGATGGCGACCGGTACGACGGAGATCAGCACGATCGCGACCAGGATCAGCTCGATGTGCTGGTGGACGAACGGGATGTTCCCCAGCGAGGCGCCGAGCAGCGTGACACCGGCGCCCCACAGGGCGCCGCCGATCAGGTTGAAGGTGATGAAGGAGCGGTAGTTCATCCGGCTCACACCGGCGATGATCGGCGTGAAGGTCCGCACGATCGGTACGAAGCGCGCCAGGATCAGCGACTTGGGTCCGTGCTTCTCGAAGAACTCGTGCGCCTTCCCGATGTTCTCCTGCTTGAAGAGGCGGGAGTCGGGGCGCTTGAAGAGCGAGGGGCCGACCTTGCGGCCGAAAAGGTAGCCCGCCTGGTCGCCGAGGACGGCGGCCAGCACCACCAGGGAACACACCAGCCACAGCGGCCGGTCCAGCTTGTTCGTCGTCACCAGCAGTCCGGTGGTGAACAGCAGCGAGTCGCCCGGCAGGAAGAAGCCGATCAGCAGGCCGGACTCCGCGAAGACGATGACCAGGACGCCGACCAGGCCGAAGGTCGCGATCAGATAGTCCGGGTCCAGCCACTGCGGGCCGAGCGCGAGAGTATTCACGGGGTGAAGGCTCCTGGGTCGAGGGCGCCGGATCGTGCGGTGCGACGAGCGAAGCGACGAGGGTGCAGGCGCGTGTGCGGCCCAAAACTATCAACGCCACACGGCCCCCCTTGGTTCCAGGCGGGCCCCGGGGGCCCCACCCGAGCGCCCCCGACCGCTGGCCGCGCCCCAGGGACCGGGTGATGCTGGCCGCAAGGAGGTGCGCGCCATGGGCATCGAGGAGTACGGCGGCGGGCAGCATGCGCAGTCCGATGTGCTGGTGGTCACGACCAACGACGTCCCGGGGTTTCACGTGGAACGTGTCATCGGCGAGGTCTTCGGCCTGGCCGTGCTTCCCCAAGCTCTCGACTGCGCTTGAGCAGGGGAGACCCCAATCGCCACCTCGGCAGCCAGATCGGCGCGGGCCTGAAGTCGATGATCGGCGGCGAACCGCGGGGCCTGACCAAGACCCTGGTCGAGACCCGTAACCAGCGATGGAACGGCTGGTGGAACAGGCCCGCTCGCGGGGTGCGAATGCGGTGCTGATGTTCCGCTTCGATGTCACGGAGGCCGCGGACGTGGGCACCGAGGTGTGCGCCTACGGGACGGCTGTGGTGCTCTCCCCGCAGGGCTGAGCGCCGGGCCGGGGCGGGCGGAGGGTGGCGCACCGGCTCACTTCCGCTCCCTTCCCGGTACGCACTCCACGTCCCGGTACGCGCTCCACGTCCCGGTACGCGCTCCACGTCCCGGTACGCGCTCCACCAGGTGTCCTCACCTCGTGTGAGGCGCACGTCCGCATCATGAAAAGCCGGTGAGGCGGCGATCGGGGGGATGAGATCCTGCCGCACATGCTGGGGATAACGGATCTGTCCACGTATCTGGTGGGGCTCGCACTGATCATTCTGCTGCCGGGGCCGAATTCGCTGTACGTCGTCTCGGTGGCGGCCCGGCGCGGCCCGCGGGTGGCCTACCGGGCGGCGGCCGGTGTGCTGTGCGGTGACACGGTGCTGATGACGCTGTCGGCCGGCGGTGTGGCCTCGCTGCTGCAGACCAGCCCGGTGCTGTTCACCGTCGTGAAGTTCGCCGGCGCGGGCTATCTGACGTGGCTGGCCGTCGGGATGCTGCGCGGCGCCCTGGCGCTGTGGCACGGCCGGGAGGCGCGCCGGGCCGAGCGGCGGAGCGGGGAACCCGAGGCGCCGAAGGAGACCGTGGAGCGGCCGTACCGCAGGGCGCTGGTGGTCAGCCTGCTCAACCCGAAGGCGATCCTGTTCTTCATCTCCTTCTTCGTGCAGTTCGTCGACCCGGCCTACGCCCATCCGGTGCTGTCGTTCCTGACGCTGGGCGCCTGGGCGCAGCTGTTCAGCTTCACGTACCTGTCGGTCCTGATCTTCAGCGGGACGTTTCTGGCGGCGACCTTCCGCCGCCGCAAGCGGCTGACGGCCGGGCTGTCCGCGGGTGCGGGTGCGGCGTTCCTCGGCTTCGCCGCGAAGCTGTCGCTGGCGAGCGCGAGCTGAGCCGGCGCCGGGCGGGCCCGGCGGCGTCCCGCAGAGACGGATACGGGCGGGTGGCGGTCCCTCGGGACGGCCACCCGCCCGTTGCGCTTCCCGTTGCGCTTCCACTGGGTGAACCCTGGAGGCCACTTACCCCCTATGCCCCTATTGTCGGGTTCCAGGAGGTGCGCCGATGCCCGTGCACGATGTGAAGGTCGCCGTCATCTACTACTCGTCGACCGGCACCATCGCCGAGCTCGCCCGGCGGATCGCGGACGCCGCCGAGCACGCGGGGGCCGACGTACGCCTGCGCCGGGCCGCGGAACTCGCACCGCAGACCGCGATCGACGCCAACCCGGCATGGGCGGCGAACGCCGCGGCCACCGCCGACATCATGGAGGCCACGCACGAGGACATGCTCTGGGCGGACGCGGTGATCTTCGGGACCCCCACCCGCTTCGGGAACGTCTCCTCGCAGCTCAAGCAGTACATCGACACCCTGGGCGGCCTCTGGCAGCAGGGCAGGCTGGCGGACAAGATCTACAGCGGCTTCACCGCGAGCGCCACCCGGCACGGCGGCCAGGAGTCCACCCTGCTCGCGCTCTACCAGACCGTCCACCATTTCGGCGGCATCCTCGTGACGCCGGGCTACACCGACCCGGCGAAGTTCACCGACGGCAATCCCTACGGCACCTCTCACGTCGGCGGCCCGGACACCCCGCCCGACGACGACGCGCGCACCGCCGCCCGCATCCAGGCGGAGCGCGTGGTGAAGTTCACCAAGGCCGTCAAACACGGCCTTTCCTTGGCCAGTTGACGGGTAGGGGCGAAAGATGACTCTGCACAAAGGCGCATCGGCATCCGACCGCAAGCACATCGGACATCCGGTCAACCCCTTCTACGGGGAGGCCGACCCGGTCGCCGGCATGGAGTCCGCCCCACCGCGGCACACCCTGCCGGACGGCCCGGTCTCCCCGCGTACCGCCTACCAGTTCGTGCACGACGAGCTGATGCTGGACGGCAACTCCCGGCTGAACCTGGCGACCTTCGTCACCACCTGGATGGAGCCGCAGGCCGGGGTGCTGATGGCGGAGTGCCGGGACAAGAACATGATCGACAAGGACGAGTACCCGCGCACCGCCGAACTGGAGAAGCGGTGCGTGGCGATGCTCGCCGACCTGTGGCACGCCCCCGTCCCGTCCGAGGCCGTCGGCTGCTCCACCACCGGGTCGAGCGAGGCCTGCATGCTGGCCGGCATGGCCCTCAAGCGGCGCTGGATGCAGCGGAACAAGGACCGGTATCCGGGCCAGGCACGGCCCAACCTCGTCATGGGCGCCAACGTCCAGGTCTGCTGGGAGAAGTTCTGCAACTTCTGGGAGGTCGAGGCGCGCACGGTCCCCATGGAGGGCGACCGCTTCCACCTGGACGCGGAGTCCGCCGCCGGGCTGTGCGACGAGAACACCATCGGCGTGGTGGCGATCCTCGGCTCGACCTTCGACGGGTCGTACGAACCGGTGGCCGAGATCTGCGCGGCGCTCGACGAGGTCCAGAAGCAGAAGGGCTGGGACATCCCGGTTCATGTGGACGGCGCGTCCGGCGCCATGATCGCGCCGTTCCTCGACCCTGACGTGGTCTGGGACTTCCGGTTGCCGCGGGTCGCCTCCATCAACACCTCGGGGCACAAGTACGGCCTGGTCTACCCGGGCGTCGGCTGGGCGCTGTGGCGCAATACGGAGGCGCTGCCCGAGGAGCTGGTCTTCCGCGTCAACTACCTGGGCGGCGATATGCCGACCTTCGCGCTCAACTTCTCCCGTCCCGGCGCCCAGGTGGCCGCGCAGTACTACACCTTCCTCCGGCTCGGCCGGGACGGCTTCCGCGCCGTGCAGCAGGCGACCCGCGACGTGGCCCGGTCGATGGCCGAACGGATCGGCACCCTGGGCGACTTCAGACTGCTCACCCAGGGCGACCAGCTGCCGGTCTTCGCCTTCACCACCGCGGACCACGTCACCGCCTTCGATGTCTTCGACGTCTCCCGGCGGATGAAGGAACGCGGCTGGCTGCTCCCCGCCTACACCTTCCCCCCGAAGCGCGAGGACCTGTCCGTCCTGCGGGTGGTCTGCCGCAACGGCTTCTCCCTGGACCTCGCCGACCTGTTCATCGCAGATCTGGAAGAGCTGCTGACCGAACTCCGGCAGCAACCCGGGCCCATGCAGCGCCCGGAGAACGTGGCGACGGCGTTCCACCACTAGGGACTGACGCCAGGCCCTGGTGTGCCGCCGGGCCGTCCGGCTGCTGCCGGACGGCCCGGCAATCGCGTCCCGCCTGCCCTAACGCCCCAGCCCCCGGTACCTCCGCACCGCCGCCGGGAAGAACACCGCGAGCAGCACCAGGGGCCACACCACGGCCAGCAGTCCGGCGTGGCCCGCCGCCCAGCTGTCCCCGGACCACCGGGGGTTGGCGAACAGCTCACGCACCGCGCTCGCCGTCGCCGACATCGGATTCCACTCGGCGATCGCGCCCAGCCAGCCGGGCATCGACGCGGCGGAGACAAAGGCGTTGGAGAAGAAGCCCACCGGCCAGACCAGGATCTGTACCGCCTGCACCAGCTCCGGTCTGCCCGCGAGCAGGCCGAGATGGATACCGATCCACAGCATCGCGAACCGCAGCAGAAGCAGCAGCCCCACCGCGGCCAACGCGTCGGCCGCGGTGCCGTGCCAGCGCCAGCCCATCGCCAGCCCGACGCCGATCATCACCAGCAGACTCAGCGCCGACTGCAGCATGTCCAGGACGCTGCGTCCGACCAGCACCGCGGACGGCGCCATCGGCATCGACCGGAAGCGGTCGAGCACCCCCTTGCCGAGGTCCTGGGTCACCGCGATCATCGTCGATTCGAGCCCGAACGCCATGGTGAGCGCGAACATCCCCGGGACCAGGTACTCCTTGTAGTCGCCGCCGCCCGGCACGGCCATCCCGCCGCCCAGGAAGTACCCGAACATCAGCAATAGCAGTACCGGAAAGACCAGTTGCACGACGATCTGCACCGGCCGTCGCGCCCAGTGCGTGAGACCGCGCCGGGTCATCGTCCAGGAATCGGTGACCGCCCACGCCATACCGCTCATACCGCCGTGCCCTCCCTGTCCGCCGTGCCTGTCTTGGCCGCGCCGTCCCCCGTCAGATGCAGAAACACCTCGTCCAGCGTCGGCCGCCGCACCGCGAGGTCCGCCGCCTCGATCCCCGCCGCGGCCAGCACCCGTACCGCCTGGGCCAGCCCCGCCATCCGGTCGGCGACGGGCACGCTCAGCCGCCGGGCCTCGGCGTCCGCGGCGACCGCGCCACCGCCCGCCGTGCTCCCCAGCGCCTCCTCCAGCAGACCGGCCGCCCAGCCCAGTTGCCCGGCGTCGTGCAGGACGACATCGATCCGGTCGCCTCCGGTCGCGGACTTCAGCCCGTCGGGAGTGCCGTCCGCGACCACCCGGCCGCCGTCCACCACCGAGATCCGGTCCGCGAGCTGGTCGGCCTCCTCCAGATACTGCGTGGTCAGCAGCACCGTCGTACCGTCACCCACCAGCGAGCGCACCGCCTGCCACACCTCGGTACGGCCCCGCGGATCGAGCCCCGTCGTCGGCTCGTCCAGGAACAGGATCCGCGGCGCCCGCACCAGACTCGCCGCCAGATCGAGCCGGCGCCGCATCCCGCCGCTGTAGTGGCGTACCGCCTTACGGCCGGCACCGGCGAGCCCGAACCGCTCCAGCAGCTCGTCCGCGCGCTCCCCCGCCCTGCGTGCCCCGAGGTGGCAGAGCCGCCCGAACATCTCCAGGTTCTGCCGCCCGCCGAGCTCTTCGTCGACCGTCGCGTGCTGGCCGAGCAGCCCGATCCGCAGCCGCACCTCGTCCGGCTGCCGCAGCACATCGAAGCCGGCGACCTCGGCCCGCCCGCCGTCGTGCCGCAGCAGCGTGGACAGGATCCGTACGAGGGTGGTCTTGCCTGCGCCGTTGGGTCCCAGGACACCGTGCACCACTCCGTGCGCAACGGTGAGGTCCAGCCCGTCCAGGGCCGCTTTGTTGCCGTAGTGCTTGTGCAGTGCTTCGACGACGATCGCCTGATCGCGGTCCGTCACGACATCCCCTCCCCGCTGTAGTCAAGTTTGACTACGTATCGCGGTAAGGTAATCCCCGTTCCGCGGTTAGTCAAACTTGATTAATCAGCTTCCTTGGCGAGGCCACCGCCGCCACCGCCGCCGCCCTCGTGCCCGCCGGTCCCGCCGCCCTCGGCCTCCCCGGAGTGCGCGTCCTTCACGGCGTACGGGTTCTCCTGCCCGTCGGCGAGCACGCCGACGAACGGTTCCCCCTCGCCGGCGAAGACATACGCCCCGCCCTCGATCCGCTCGATCAGCCCGCGCGTCCACACCGCGCCGCTGTCCGCGGAGTGCACCCACATATTCATGAGCTCGCCGATATGGCCGAGCTGTTCGGGCCCGTCCTCGGGCGTGTAGTGGCCGGTGACCGTGCCACGCCACTCCTCCAGCGCCCGCACCCGCTCCTTGAGCAGCGCCACCGCCTCGGCCCGCGGAAGGTCGACGACGAAGCCGATGCCCGCGCTGAGCACGTCGGCCTTCTGGTCGTGCTGGGCGAGCGC includes:
- a CDS encoding zinc-dependent metalloprotease → MTSIGGTEMVDWNLAVATATRFVRPGPEVSRDEARAIVAELRKHAKSSEAHVRAFTRMAQPDATGDAPHDTPVLVVDRPGWIKANVAGFRAVLKPLLAKMEDRRSAVPGGAVLGAVGGKVTGVELGMLLSFLASRVLGQYETFAPASRDLPAGAQGGRLLLVAPNIVHVERELEVEPHDFRLWVCLHEETHRTQFTAVPWLRDHIEGEIQAFLGETDIDPGTLLERLREAAQSLAGAKPEGEEESSRSLVDLVQTPAQREILGRLTAVMSLLEGHADYVMDGVGPDVVPSVAEIREKFQKRRASGAGRLDQALRKLLGLDAKLRQYRDGERFVSAVVEEVGMDGFNRVWTSPNTLPTKQEIAKPADWVARVHRKADGAP
- the dacB gene encoding D-alanyl-D-alanine carboxypeptidase/D-alanyl-D-alanine endopeptidase; the protein is MPETGKWQVRWQSAQRSGRAAPRAAVRAAQRAADAARRTDAAARQAWEATPRQTRQTWQLTAVSAATGLAVALAAVAAAGPWDSGQRTAERAQAGSMDGASGEHHAADPGRAPSAPPVLPALGDTAPGSAGRGAAPVPTDAGLADALSPLLKDPALGPLRTASVLDVAAGREVFGEGQGKAATPASTVKLATAVAALSALGPDHRIDTTVVMGGKNRIVLVGGGDPTLTARAPRHGAEEQPANLRTLADATARALKKRHLTKVGLGYDTRAYTGPVLHPIGPNENIAPVTALMADEGRLDDSDHGTAPRSTDPAHDAARTFAGLLHERGITVDGGPSDAKAPAKPDRIATVRSLPLSALVERMLTYSDNDIAEALARQTALAAHQPAGFAGAGKAVRAALARQHLPLSGAVFEDGSGLDRDDRVTAALLSHLLLQASSPDRPALRPVLTGLPVAAFTGTLSDRYRGQSAGAGAVRAKTGTLTGVNTLAGTVVDADGRLLVFSFMTTGTTDPQGAQQALDKLASAVANCGCR
- a CDS encoding inorganic diphosphatase, which encodes MEFDVTIEIPKGSRNKYEVDHETGRIRLDRRLFTSTSYPADYGFVEDTLGEDGDPLDALVILDEPTFPGCLIKCRAIGMFRMTDEAGGDDKLLCVPASDPRVEHLRDIHHVSEFDRLEIQHFFEVYKDLEPGKSVEGANWVGRTEAEAEIEASYKRLEAQGGKH
- a CDS encoding threonine/serine exporter family protein — its product is MASDPQRGQRGASGSGSSSGSGGSPDPADSEERKPQPDEVHSAFTPPLGVPYPPLPEDEHPTSEFALPSGLRPEVPAEQEGSAFAPPSGTTGQTPMPAGSTALSYAFTPPHGIPAVRLTKEAPWQDRMRTMLRMPVGERPVPERVERADDESGPAVPRVLDLTLRIGEILLAGGEGAEDVEAAMFGVAHAYGLERVEPTVTFTLLSISYQPSLVDDPVTASRTVRRRGVDYNRLAAVFRLVDEIASEGITLEEAYRGLAEIRRNRHPYPSWALTVASGLLSGAASMLVGGGMLVFVAAAVGSMLGDRLAWLASARGLPEFYQFVVAAMPPAAVGVAFGLAHANVQASAVITGGLFALIPGRALVAGVHDGLTGYYITAAARLLEVGYLIVGIVVGVLSVLYIGLQLNPGLRRLNPEQSLGVYNEPLVQIVAAMLLALAFCVLLQQERNTVAFATLNGGVAWAVYGALAYVARINAVPATAIAAGLVGLFGQLLSRYRYASALPYVTAAIGPLLPGSATYFGLLNFAQGHLPQGLTSLVQAASLALAIAVGVNLGAEVARLFLRAPGLQEAGGRRAAKRTRGF
- a CDS encoding DedA family protein, whose protein sequence is MNTLALGPQWLDPDYLIATFGLVGVLVIVFAESGLLIGFFLPGDSLLFTTGLLVTTNKLDRPLWLVCSLVVLAAVLGDQAGYLFGRKVGPSLFKRPDSRLFKQENIGKAHEFFEKHGPKSLILARFVPIVRTFTPIIAGVSRMNYRSFITFNLIGGALWGAGVTLLGASLGNIPFVHQHIELILVAIVLISVVPVAIEYLRARGKAKNEQPAPPHPADRAPAPDTRRGRHAKR
- the leuE gene encoding leucine efflux protein LeuE codes for the protein MLGITDLSTYLVGLALIILLPGPNSLYVVSVAARRGPRVAYRAAAGVLCGDTVLMTLSAGGVASLLQTSPVLFTVVKFAGAGYLTWLAVGMLRGALALWHGREARRAERRSGEPEAPKETVERPYRRALVVSLLNPKAILFFISFFVQFVDPAYAHPVLSFLTLGAWAQLFSFTYLSVLIFSGTFLAATFRRRKRLTAGLSAGAGAAFLGFAAKLSLASAS
- the wrbA gene encoding NAD(P)H:quinone oxidoreductase is translated as MPVHDVKVAVIYYSSTGTIAELARRIADAAEHAGADVRLRRAAELAPQTAIDANPAWAANAAATADIMEATHEDMLWADAVIFGTPTRFGNVSSQLKQYIDTLGGLWQQGRLADKIYSGFTASATRHGGQESTLLALYQTVHHFGGILVTPGYTDPAKFTDGNPYGTSHVGGPDTPPDDDARTAARIQAERVVKFTKAVKHGLSLAS
- a CDS encoding glutamate decarboxylase; the encoded protein is MTLHKGASASDRKHIGHPVNPFYGEADPVAGMESAPPRHTLPDGPVSPRTAYQFVHDELMLDGNSRLNLATFVTTWMEPQAGVLMAECRDKNMIDKDEYPRTAELEKRCVAMLADLWHAPVPSEAVGCSTTGSSEACMLAGMALKRRWMQRNKDRYPGQARPNLVMGANVQVCWEKFCNFWEVEARTVPMEGDRFHLDAESAAGLCDENTIGVVAILGSTFDGSYEPVAEICAALDEVQKQKGWDIPVHVDGASGAMIAPFLDPDVVWDFRLPRVASINTSGHKYGLVYPGVGWALWRNTEALPEELVFRVNYLGGDMPTFALNFSRPGAQVAAQYYTFLRLGRDGFRAVQQATRDVARSMAERIGTLGDFRLLTQGDQLPVFAFTTADHVTAFDVFDVSRRMKERGWLLPAYTFPPKREDLSVLRVVCRNGFSLDLADLFIADLEELLTELRQQPGPMQRPENVATAFHH